Proteins from a genomic interval of Neodiprion lecontei isolate iyNeoLeco1 chromosome 2, iyNeoLeco1.1, whole genome shotgun sequence:
- the LOC107222248 gene encoding uncharacterized protein LOC107222248, whose amino-acid sequence MYVHTYGSKGWRARYEACTPVGIKPSHSERVLPFRFVFPDTSYLLCKFTSLAEREAKIISNKKKTRTMAISMRKILMSLFVVAVILAFIGTADACIRNRDGCQPDGSQGNCCSGYCHKEPGWVAGYCRNR is encoded by the exons atgtatgtgcatACTTATGGGAGCAAGGGGTGGAGGGCGAGATATGAAGCCTGTACGCCTGTCGGTATAAAGCCTTCGCATTCTGAACGCGTTTTGCCATTTCGCTTCGTCTTTCCCGACACATCTTACCTACTTTGCAAGTTTACGTCCCTTGCCGAACGCGAAGCAAAGATTATCTCGA ataaaaaaaaaacacgcacaATGGCTATATCGATGAGGAAAATTTTGATGTCTCTTTTCGTCGTTGCTGTTATACTGGCATTCATTGGAACGGCAGACGCGTGTATTCGTAACCGTGACGGG TGTCAACCTGATGGAAGTCAGGGCAATTGCTGCAGTGGCTATTGCCACAAGGAGCCAGGCTGGGTAGCTGGCTACTGCCGCAACCGCTAA